From one Fusobacterium simiae genomic stretch:
- a CDS encoding Asp23/Gls24 family envelope stress response protein, with protein MSELGNIRIADDVVKTIAAKAATDVEGVYKLAGGVVDEVSKMLGKKRPTNGVKVEVGEVECSIEVYLVIKYGYKIPEVAEEVQKTILEEVSRLSGLKVVEVNVYVQNVKMEEVEETTEEFED; from the coding sequence ATGTCAGAATTAGGAAACATAAGAATAGCAGATGATGTAGTAAAAACAATAGCAGCAAAAGCAGCAACAGATGTAGAAGGTGTTTATAAACTAGCTGGTGGAGTTGTAGATGAAGTTAGTAAAATGTTAGGTAAGAAAAGACCAACTAATGGAGTTAAAGTTGAAGTTGGAGAAGTAGAATGCAGTATAGAAGTTTACTTAGTTATTAAATATGGATATAAAATTCCAGAAGTTGCTGAAGAAGTTCAAAAAACAATTTTAGAGGAGGTTTCAAGGCTAAGTGGATTAAAAGTTGTTGAAGTTAATGTCTATGTGCAAAATGTAAAAATGGAAGAAGTAGAAGAAACAACTGAAGAATTTGAAGACTAA
- a CDS encoding ComEA family DNA-binding protein — MKKILSFLIFTLTVVNLYSAPDLSSNDYKLIMSSQNMKDEKEELMDINKVSEQDMLARKVSKSYVSKIIEYREITGGFDKLEDMKRIKGIGDATYQKLSKVFKVSSAPAKKMLNINSADDITLRYYGFSKNEIKKIKKYLDKNGRITDNIEFKKIVNKKTYEKLKDLINYEGEKK; from the coding sequence ATGAAAAAAATATTGAGCTTTTTAATTTTTACTTTAACGGTAGTAAATTTATATTCAGCCCCTGATTTAAGTAGTAATGATTATAAATTGATTATGAGTTCACAAAATATGAAAGATGAAAAAGAAGAATTAATGGATATTAATAAAGTTAGTGAACAGGATATGTTGGCTAGAAAAGTATCAAAAAGTTATGTGAGTAAAATTATAGAATACAGAGAAATAACAGGCGGTTTTGATAAATTGGAAGATATGAAAAGAATAAAAGGTATTGGAGATGCAACTTATCAAAAATTATCTAAGGTTTTTAAGGTAAGTTCAGCACCAGCTAAAAAGATGTTAAACATTAATTCTGCTGATGATATAACCTTAAGATATTATGGTTTCTCAAAAAATGAAATAAAAAAAATTAAGAAATATTTAGATAAAAATGGTAGAATAACTGATAATATTGAATTTAAAAAAATTGTAAATAAAAAAACTTACGAAAAATTAAAAGATTTAATTAATTATGAAGGAGAAAAGAAATAA
- a CDS encoding manganese efflux pump MntP, giving the protein MSTISVLITALALAMDAMSLSIYQGIASTGSQKKQNFLKIVLTFGIFQFAMALVGSLSGTLFIHYISLYSKYVSFAIFLFLGLMMLKEALKKEEMEYDEKYLDLKTLIIMGVATSLDSLLVGLTFSILPFYQTFLYTVEIGIVTAIIAGLGFILGDKFGDILGQKSHFLGAGLLIFISINILF; this is encoded by the coding sequence ATGTCAACTATTAGTGTATTAATAACAGCCTTAGCACTTGCTATGGATGCTATGTCCCTTTCTATTTATCAAGGGATAGCTTCAACAGGATCTCAAAAAAAACAAAATTTTTTAAAGATTGTATTAACCTTTGGAATTTTCCAGTTCGCTATGGCATTAGTGGGCTCATTATCAGGAACATTATTTATACACTATATTTCATTATACTCAAAATATGTTTCATTTGCTATCTTTTTATTTTTAGGACTTATGATGTTAAAAGAAGCCTTAAAAAAAGAAGAGATGGAGTATGATGAAAAATATTTAGACTTAAAAACTTTAATTATAATGGGTGTTGCTACAAGTTTGGATTCTTTATTGGTTGGATTAACATTTTCAATTCTACCTTTTTACCAAACTTTTTTATATACAGTTGAAATTGGAATTGTGACTGCTATAATAGCTGGATTAGGTTTTATATTAGGAGATAAGTTTGGAGATATATTAGGACAAAAATCTCACTTTTTAGGTGCAGGGCTTTTAATTTTTATATCAATAAATATTTTATTTTAA
- a CDS encoding YifB family Mg chelatase-like AAA ATPase has protein sequence MKKKIFTSSYLGLESYLVEVEVDISRGLPMFSIVGMGDTAILESKFRVKAALKNSNYDIVPQKIVVNLSPAGIKKEGAQFDLPIALGIILEMKLLKDKKNIINDYLFIGELSLDGEVKRISGAINSVILAKEKGFKGIVVPYENRNEASLIDGIDIIVVKTITDVINFIENGIKLEFEKINLVKTEEDILDFSDVKGQYFAKRAMEISAAGGHNILLIGSPGSGKSMLAKRMIGILPEMNESEIIESTKIYSVAGELSESRPIISKRPVRMPHHSTTLAAMVGGGKKALPGEISLASNGILILDEMSEFKHSVLEALRQPLEDGYISITRAMYRVEFKTNFILLGTSNPCPCGMFYEGNCKCSNIEVERYNKKLSGPILDRIDLVIQMKRLSEEELVNDKKEESSVDIRKRVIKARKIQTKRYGEAKTNSKMNQEELKKYCIIKEEDKRFLISALENLRISARVYDKILKIARTIADLEGKENIERKHLLEAISFKKK, from the coding sequence ATGAAGAAAAAAATTTTTACAAGTAGCTATTTAGGATTGGAGTCATATTTAGTTGAAGTAGAAGTTGATATTTCAAGAGGTTTGCCTATGTTTTCAATAGTTGGTATGGGAGATACTGCAATACTTGAAAGTAAATTTAGAGTAAAAGCAGCTTTAAAAAATTCCAATTATGATATAGTACCTCAAAAAATAGTTGTCAATTTATCTCCAGCAGGTATAAAAAAAGAGGGTGCACAGTTTGATTTACCAATAGCTTTGGGTATAATTTTAGAAATGAAACTTTTAAAAGATAAAAAAAATATAATAAATGATTATCTCTTTATTGGGGAATTGTCATTAGATGGAGAAGTAAAAAGAATAAGCGGAGCAATAAATAGTGTTATCTTAGCCAAGGAAAAAGGATTTAAAGGAATAGTTGTCCCTTATGAGAATAGAAATGAAGCTAGTCTGATAGATGGTATTGATATAATTGTTGTCAAAACAATAACAGATGTTATAAACTTTATAGAAAATGGAATTAAATTAGAATTTGAAAAAATAAATTTAGTCAAAACAGAAGAAGATATTTTAGATTTTTCTGATGTTAAAGGGCAATATTTTGCAAAAAGAGCTATGGAAATTTCAGCAGCAGGAGGACATAACATACTCTTAATAGGCAGTCCAGGCTCTGGAAAATCTATGCTTGCAAAGAGAATGATAGGAATACTTCCTGAAATGAATGAAAGTGAAATCATAGAAAGTACAAAAATATATAGTGTAGCAGGGGAGCTATCAGAAAGCCGTCCTATAATTTCAAAAAGACCTGTGAGAATGCCACATCATAGTACAACTCTTGCTGCTATGGTGGGAGGAGGAAAGAAAGCTTTACCAGGTGAAATTAGTTTAGCAAGTAATGGAATTTTAATACTTGATGAAATGAGTGAATTTAAACATTCTGTTTTAGAAGCACTAAGGCAACCACTGGAAGATGGCTATATAAGTATCACAAGAGCTATGTATAGAGTAGAGTTTAAAACAAATTTTATTTTGCTTGGAACAAGTAATCCTTGCCCTTGTGGAATGTTCTATGAGGGGAATTGTAAATGTTCAAATATAGAGGTAGAAAGATACAATAAAAAATTATCAGGTCCTATTTTAGATAGAATAGATTTAGTTATACAGATGAAAAGATTAAGTGAAGAAGAACTAGTAAATGATAAAAAAGAAGAAAGTTCAGTTGACATAAGGAAAAGAGTTATAAAAGCTAGAAAAATTCAAACTAAAAGATATGGAGAAGCTAAAACTAATTCAAAAATGAACCAAGAAGAATTGAAAAAATATTGTATAATTAAAGAGGAAGATAAAAGATTTTTAATATCTGCCTTAGAAAATTTACGAATTTCTGCTAGAGTTTATGATAAAATTTTAAAAATAGCAAGAACAATAGCAGATTTAGAAGGAAAAGAAAATATAGAAAGAAAACATTTGCTTGAAGCAATATCATTTAAAAAGAAATAA
- a CDS encoding coproporphyrinogen III oxidase, translated as MLIETNIEVNLRSIEEFTRVMVSELLEDKISFEVLKENNIIKIKVKSEKLNKNTEFSYEDLGNKIEDQVLTMCKISLLKLLDKKYDWGSLMGVRPTKVLRRLLINGCDYIEARKILKDFYLVTDEKIDLMETVVKKELELLDKEHINLYIGIPFCPTKCKYCSFASYEINGGVGRFYTDFVEALLREIKIIGDFLKTYGKKVSSIYFGGGTPSTLTEDDLERVLKELLENIDMSDVKEFTFEAGREDSLNVKKLEIMKKYSVDRISLNPQSFNLETLKRVNRRFNRENFDLIFKEAKNLDFIINMDLIIGLPEETTEEILDTLEQLKDYDIDNLTIHCLAFKRASRLFKESQERNIINRALIEEYIQKIVEEKSMKPYYMYRQKNIIEWGENIGYSKEGKESIFNIEMIEENQNTMALGGGGISKIVIEEGNGIDYIERYVNPKDPALYIRELDKRCKEKIEMFRKEKI; from the coding sequence TTGTTAATAGAAACAAATATAGAAGTAAATTTAAGAAGTATAGAAGAATTTACTAGGGTGATGGTATCAGAACTTCTAGAAGATAAAATTAGTTTTGAGGTTTTAAAAGAAAATAACATAATAAAAATAAAAGTTAAATCTGAAAAATTAAACAAAAATACAGAATTTTCTTATGAAGATTTAGGAAATAAAATAGAAGATCAAGTTTTAACTATGTGTAAGATAAGTTTATTAAAACTTTTAGATAAAAAATATGATTGGGGTTCTCTTATGGGAGTTCGACCAACAAAGGTTTTAAGGAGACTTTTAATAAATGGTTGTGATTATATAGAAGCTAGAAAGATTTTAAAAGATTTCTATTTGGTGACAGATGAAAAAATAGACCTTATGGAAACTGTTGTAAAAAAAGAATTGGAACTTTTAGATAAAGAGCATATAAATTTGTATATAGGGATACCTTTTTGTCCTACTAAATGCAAATATTGTTCCTTTGCTTCATATGAAATAAATGGAGGAGTGGGAAGATTTTATACTGATTTTGTAGAAGCACTTTTAAGAGAAATAAAAATAATAGGAGATTTTTTGAAAACTTATGGTAAAAAAGTATCTTCTATATATTTTGGTGGAGGAACTCCAAGTACATTGACAGAAGATGACTTAGAAAGAGTTTTAAAAGAATTACTTGAAAATATAGATATGTCTGATGTAAAAGAATTCACTTTTGAAGCAGGTAGAGAAGATAGTTTAAATGTTAAAAAATTAGAAATAATGAAAAAATATTCTGTAGATAGAATAAGTTTAAACCCTCAATCATTTAACTTAGAAACTTTAAAAAGAGTTAATAGGAGATTTAACAGAGAAAATTTTGATTTAATATTTAAAGAGGCTAAAAATTTAGATTTTATCATAAATATGGACTTAATAATAGGCTTACCAGAAGAAACGACAGAAGAAATTTTAGATACTTTAGAACAGTTAAAAGATTACGATATAGATAACTTGACTATACATTGTTTGGCATTTAAAAGAGCTTCAAGATTATTTAAGGAAAGTCAAGAAAGAAATATTATTAATAGAGCCTTAATTGAAGAATATATACAAAAAATAGTTGAAGAAAAGTCTATGAAACCTTATTATATGTATAGGCAGAAAAATATCATTGAATGGGGAGAAAATATTGGTTATTCAAAAGAAGGGAAAGAAAGTATTTTTAATATAGAAATGATAGAGGAAAATCAAAATACTATGGCATTAGGTGGAGGTGGAATAAGTAAGATAGTTATTGAAGAAGGAAATGGTATAGACTATATAGAAAGATATGTAAATCCCAAAGATCCAGCACTTTATATAAGGGAATTAGATAAAAGATGTAAAGAAAAAATAGAAATGTTTAGGAAAGAAAAGATATGA
- a CDS encoding type IV pilus twitching motility protein PilT, with translation MDIEKVFDYARENNISDIHLIEGENIYLRKNGEIIIYDNSIIVSKDEILEICSGKIEEDFAYTDSKNGRYRVNSFFTRGKLALVIRIINKEPIKLKGKFINKLIDEKILSLKDGLVLVTGITGSGKSTTLANIIEKFNENKNLKILTVEDPIEYIFENKKSLIIQRELGKDVESFEKALKSSLRQDPDVIILGEIRDEESLYSALKLAETGHLVFSTLHTMNTVESVNRLISMVRSEKRDFVREQLASVLRFVLSQELYREKKTIPIFEVLNNTKAVANLILNNKLNQIPTLIESGIENFMITKTKYLKNLEIESD, from the coding sequence ATGGATATAGAAAAAGTATTTGATTATGCAAGAGAAAATAATATTTCAGATATACATTTAATTGAAGGTGAAAACATTTATCTTAGAAAAAATGGAGAGATTATAATATATGATAATTCTATAATAGTGAGTAAAGATGAAATTTTAGAAATTTGTAGTGGGAAAATTGAAGAAGATTTTGCTTATACTGATTCTAAAAATGGAAGATACAGAGTAAACTCTTTTTTTACAAGGGGTAAATTAGCCTTAGTTATAAGAATAATAAATAAAGAGCCTATAAAACTTAAAGGAAAATTTATCAATAAATTGATAGATGAAAAAATTTTATCTTTAAAAGATGGTTTAGTTTTGGTAACTGGAATTACAGGGAGTGGGAAATCAACAACTCTTGCCAATATAATAGAAAAATTTAATGAAAATAAAAATTTAAAAATTCTAACAGTGGAGGACCCTATTGAATATATTTTTGAAAATAAAAAATCTTTGATTATTCAAAGGGAATTAGGAAAAGATGTTGAAAGTTTTGAAAAGGCTTTAAAAAGTTCACTAAGACAAGACCCAGATGTTATAATATTAGGAGAAATTAGAGATGAAGAAAGTTTGTACTCAGCTTTAAAATTAGCAGAAACAGGACATTTAGTTTTTTCTACCTTACACACTATGAATACAGTTGAAAGTGTAAATAGATTAATTTCTATGGTAAGAAGTGAGAAAAGAGACTTTGTAAGAGAGCAATTAGCTTCTGTTTTAAGGTTTGTGCTTTCACAAGAGTTGTATAGAGAAAAAAAGACTATACCAATTTTTGAAGTTTTAAATAATACTAAGGCAGTGGCAAATTTAATTTTGAATAATAAATTAAATCAAATTCCAACTCTTATTGAAAGTGGAATAGAAAATTTTATGATAACAAAAACAAAATATTTAAAAAATTTAGAAATAGAGAGTGATTAA
- the frr gene encoding ribosome recycling factor: MSIASDKLVKECEEKMLKTIEAVKERFTAIRAGRANVSMLDGIRVENYGSEVPLNQIGTVSAPEARLLVIDPWDKSLISKIEKAILAANIGMTPNNDGRVIRLVLPELTAERRKEYVKLAKNEAENGKVAVRNIRKDANNHLKKLEKDKENPISEDELKKEETHIQTLTDKYVKEIDELFAKKEKEITTI, encoded by the coding sequence ATGAGTATAGCTAGTGACAAACTTGTAAAAGAATGTGAAGAGAAAATGTTAAAGACTATTGAAGCAGTAAAAGAAAGATTTACAGCTATTAGAGCAGGAAGAGCAAATGTTTCTATGCTTGATGGGATTAGAGTAGAAAACTATGGAAGTGAGGTTCCTTTAAATCAAATTGGGACAGTATCTGCTCCTGAAGCAAGACTTTTAGTTATTGATCCTTGGGATAAGTCATTAATTTCTAAGATTGAAAAAGCAATACTTGCAGCTAATATAGGAATGACACCTAATAATGATGGTAGAGTTATAAGACTTGTTTTACCAGAACTTACTGCTGAAAGAAGAAAAGAATATGTAAAACTTGCTAAAAACGAAGCTGAAAACGGTAAAGTTGCTGTTAGAAATATCAGAAAAGATGCTAATAATCATTTAAAGAAATTAGAAAAAGATAAAGAAAATCCTATTTCTGAAGATGAATTAAAGAAAGAAGAAACTCATATTCAAACTTTAACTGATAAATATGTTAAAGAAATTGATGAATTATTTGCAAAAAAGGAAAAAGAAATTACTACAATTTAA
- the nusB gene encoding transcription antitermination factor NusB, translated as MSKNFEEKRKKIKSPMRIAREEVFKIVFGVEATEATSDELKNAFDIYLHNNKEFIDTLSKNQFHFINGSINGIIENYDYIKNIIKKNIQNWTYERIGIVERALLIVATYEVLIKNNPIEVIANETVELAKEYGNEKSYEFVNGILANIEKLKEKGTI; from the coding sequence ATGAGCAAAAATTTTGAAGAAAAAAGAAAAAAAATTAAGTCTCCAATGAGGATAGCAAGAGAGGAAGTATTTAAAATAGTCTTTGGAGTAGAAGCAACTGAAGCAACTTCTGATGAGTTAAAAAATGCTTTTGATATATATTTACATAATAATAAAGAATTTATAGATACTTTAAGTAAAAATCAATTTCACTTTATAAATGGTTCTATCAATGGGATAATTGAAAATTATGATTATATTAAAAATATTATAAAAAAGAATATTCAAAACTGGACTTATGAAAGAATAGGAATAGTTGAAAGAGCTTTATTAATAGTAGCAACTTATGAAGTTTTAATAAAAAATAATCCTATTGAAGTTATTGCTAATGAAACAGTTGAATTAGCAAAAGAATATGGTAATGAGAAATCTTATGAGTTTGTAAATGGTATCTTGGCAAATATAGAAAAATTAAAAGAAAAAGGAACTATTTAA
- the rpsB gene encoding 30S ribosomal protein S2 — MSVVTMKQLLEAGVHFGHQAKRWNPKMKKYIFTERNGIHVIDLHKSLKKIEEAYEEMRKIAEDGGKVLFVGTKKQAQEAIKEQAERAGMYYVNSRWLGGMLTNFSTIKKRIERMKELERMDTEGILDTDYTKKEAAEFRKELSKLSKNLSGIRDMERVPDAIYVVDVKMEELPVKEAHLLGIPVFAMIDTNVDPDLITYPIPANDDAIRSVKLITSIMANAIVEGNQGVENVEPESEEVNVEEGSVE; from the coding sequence ATGTCAGTTGTAACAATGAAACAATTATTAGAAGCTGGAGTTCACTTTGGACATCAGGCTAAAAGATGGAACCCAAAAATGAAAAAGTATATTTTCACAGAAAGAAATGGAATTCATGTAATTGATTTGCATAAATCTTTAAAGAAAATAGAAGAAGCTTATGAAGAAATGAGAAAAATAGCTGAAGATGGAGGAAAAGTTCTATTTGTTGGAACTAAAAAACAAGCTCAAGAAGCTATTAAAGAACAAGCAGAAAGAGCTGGAATGTATTATGTAAATAGTAGATGGTTAGGTGGAATGCTAACAAACTTCTCTACAATTAAAAAGAGAATTGAAAGAATGAAGGAATTAGAAAGAATGGATACAGAAGGAATTTTAGATACAGATTACACTAAAAAAGAAGCTGCTGAATTCAGAAAAGAATTATCAAAACTTTCCAAGAATTTATCTGGAATCAGAGATATGGAAAGAGTTCCAGATGCAATATATGTAGTAGATGTAAAAATGGAAGAATTACCAGTTAAAGAAGCTCATTTATTAGGTATCCCTGTATTTGCTATGATAGACACAAATGTGGATCCTGATTTAATAACTTATCCAATTCCTGCAAATGATGATGCTATAAGATCAGTAAAATTAATTACTTCTATTATGGCTAATGCAATTGTTGAAGGAAACCAAGGTGTAGAAAATGTAGAACCTGAATCAGAAGAAGTTAATGTTGAAGAAGGTTCAGTAGAATAA
- the tsf gene encoding translation elongation factor Ts — translation MATVTAALVKELRERTGAGMLDCKKALEANDGDIEKAIDYLREKGITKAVKKAGRIAAEGLIFDEVTPDHKKAVILELNSETDFVAKNEEFKEFGKKLVKLALERNAHHLEELNEAQVDGDKKVSEALTDLIAKIGENMSLRRLAVVVAKDGFVQTYSHLGGKLGVIVEMSGEPTEANLEKAKNIAMHVAAMDPKYLSEDEVTANDLEHEKEIARKQLEEEGKKPEIIEKILIGKMHKFYEENCLVDQIYVRAENKETVKQYAGDIKVLSFERFKVGEGIEKKEEDFAAEVAAQIKG, via the coding sequence ATGGCTACAGTAACAGCTGCTTTAGTAAAAGAATTAAGAGAAAGAACAGGAGCTGGAATGCTTGACTGTAAGAAAGCATTAGAAGCTAATGATGGAGATATAGAAAAGGCAATAGATTACCTAAGAGAAAAAGGTATAACTAAGGCTGTTAAAAAAGCAGGAAGAATAGCTGCTGAAGGATTAATCTTTGATGAAGTTACTCCTGATCATAAAAAAGCAGTTATATTAGAATTAAACTCTGAAACTGACTTTGTTGCAAAAAATGAAGAATTTAAAGAATTTGGTAAAAAATTAGTAAAACTTGCTTTAGAAAGAAATGCTCATCATTTAGAGGAATTAAATGAAGCACAAGTTGATGGAGATAAAAAAGTTTCTGAAGCTTTAACTGATTTAATTGCTAAAATTGGTGAAAATATGAGTTTAAGAAGATTAGCTGTTGTAGTTGCTAAAGATGGTTTTGTTCAAACTTATAGTCATTTAGGTGGAAAACTAGGGGTTATAGTTGAAATGTCTGGAGAACCAACTGAAGCAAACTTAGAAAAAGCTAAAAATATAGCAATGCATGTTGCTGCAATGGATCCTAAATATTTATCAGAAGATGAAGTTACAGCTAATGACTTGGAACATGAAAAGGAAATTGCTAGAAAACAATTAGAAGAAGAAGGAAAGAAACCTGAAATAATTGAAAAAATATTAATAGGAAAAATGCATAAATTCTATGAAGAAAACTGTTTAGTAGATCAAATCTATGTAAGAGCTGAAAACAAAGAAACTGTTAAACAATATGCAGGAGATATTAAAGTTCTATCATTTGAAAGATTTAAAGTTGGAGAAGGAATAGAAAAGAAAGAAGAAGATTTCGCTGCAGAAGTTGCTGCTCAAATCAAAGGATAG
- a CDS encoding DUF2273 domain-containing protein produces MPDNILEVLLEKIINNWRKVYGAILGFIVGLTVVNYGILKAIVVFVFAFIGYKLGDSSFTQGIKRTILKRLKED; encoded by the coding sequence ATGCCAGATAATATTTTAGAAGTTTTGTTAGAAAAAATTATTAATAATTGGAGAAAAGTTTATGGAGCTATTTTAGGCTTTATAGTTGGTCTTACAGTAGTTAACTATGGAATTTTAAAAGCTATTGTTGTGTTTGTTTTTGCTTTTATAGGCTATAAGTTAGGAGATTCTTCATTTACACAAGGTATTAAAAGAACTATTTTAAAAAGATTAAAAGAGGATTAA
- the pyrH gene encoding UMP kinase: MESPFYKKILLKLSGEALMGDQEFGISSEVIASYAKQIKEIVDLGVEVSIVIGGGNIFRGLSGAAQGVDRVTGDHMGMLATVINSLALQNSIEKLGVPTRVQTAIEMPKVAEPFIKRRAQRHLEKGRVVIFGAGTGNPYFTTDTAAALRAIEMETDVVIKATKVDGIYDKDPVKYPDAKKYQTVTYNEVLAKDLKVMDATAISLCRENKLPIIVFNSLIEGNLKKVVMGENIGTTVVAD; the protein is encoded by the coding sequence ATGGAAAGCCCTTTTTATAAGAAAATCTTACTGAAATTAAGTGGAGAAGCCTTGATGGGAGATCAAGAATTTGGAATTTCATCTGAAGTTATAGCTTCTTATGCAAAACAAATTAAAGAAATTGTTGATTTAGGTGTTGAAGTTTCTATTGTTATAGGAGGTGGAAATATATTCAGAGGACTTTCTGGAGCTGCACAAGGAGTGGATAGAGTTACAGGAGATCATATGGGAATGCTTGCTACTGTTATAAACTCTTTAGCTCTACAAAATTCGATCGAAAAACTAGGAGTTCCCACTAGAGTACAAACTGCAATTGAAATGCCAAAAGTTGCAGAGCCTTTTATAAAGAGAAGAGCCCAAAGACATCTTGAAAAAGGTAGAGTAGTTATATTTGGAGCTGGAACTGGAAATCCATATTTCACAACAGATACAGCAGCAGCTTTAAGAGCCATTGAAATGGAAACTGATGTTGTTATCAAAGCCACAAAAGTTGATGGGATATATGATAAAGACCCTGTAAAATATCCTGATGCTAAAAAATATCAAACAGTTACATATAATGAAGTTTTAGCAAAAGATTTAAAAGTTATGGATGCCACTGCTATTTCACTTTGTAGAGAAAATAAATTGCCTATAATTGTTTTTAATTCTTTAATTGAAGGTAACTTAAAGAAAGTTGTTATGGGTGAAAATATTGGAACTACTGTTGTAGCAGATTAA
- a CDS encoding Hsp33 family molecular chaperone HslO encodes MGRLIRGISKNARFFVTDTTDVVQEALNIHKYDEYSMKIFGKFCTLAILMGATLKGDDKLTITTNTDGYIKNITVTSDANGNVKGYLVNTSDENFDGLGKGIMRVIRDMGLKEPYVAISDIDYSNLPNDISAFFYNSEQIPTVISLAEECTNDGMVLCAGAFMVQLLPDADEDFIKKLERKAEAIRPMNELMMGGMTLEQIINLLYDDMDTEDDSLVEEYEILEEKEIKYSCDCNAERFQKGIMTLGKDELKRIFEEEKEIEAECQFCGKKYKFTEKDFDDVLKK; translated from the coding sequence ATGGGAAGATTGATTAGAGGGATAAGTAAAAATGCTAGATTTTTTGTCACAGATACAACAGATGTAGTGCAAGAAGCATTAAATATACATAAATATGATGAATATTCTATGAAAATATTTGGAAAATTTTGTACTTTGGCAATTTTGATGGGGGCAACTTTAAAAGGTGATGATAAATTAACTATTACAACTAACACAGATGGTTATATAAAAAATATAACAGTAACCTCAGATGCTAATGGAAATGTAAAAGGTTATCTTGTAAATACAAGTGATGAAAATTTTGACGGTTTAGGTAAAGGGATAATGAGAGTAATCAGAGATATGGGGTTAAAAGAACCCTATGTAGCTATCAGTGATATAGATTATTCTAATTTACCTAATGATATAAGTGCATTTTTTTATAATTCAGAGCAAATTCCAACAGTGATTTCACTTGCAGAAGAATGTACAAACGATGGAATGGTTTTGTGTGCAGGAGCTTTTATGGTGCAACTTCTCCCTGATGCAGATGAAGATTTTATTAAAAAATTGGAAAGAAAAGCAGAAGCTATAAGACCTATGAATGAGCTTATGATGGGCGGAATGACATTAGAACAAATAATAAATCTTTTATATGATGATATGGACACAGAAGATGATAGTTTAGTTGAAGAATATGAAATATTGGAAGAAAAAGAAATAAAATATAGCTGTGATTGTAATGCTGAAAGATTTCAAAAAGGTATTATGACACTTGGAAAAGATGAATTAAAACGTATTTTTGAAGAAGAAAAAGAAATTGAAGCAGAATGCCAATTCTGTGGTAAAAAATATAAATTTACTGAAAAAGATTTTGATGATGTGTTAAAAAAATAA
- the amaP gene encoding alkaline shock response membrane anchor protein AmaP — MFKKIIFFFAWVGMFIISLISLNYVLLPGQFFYNNPYTANVTIFQYKMVILVLASLYIFICLYKFFSLFERKKDYQRKTENGTLKISRATINNYVNDLLRKDPDITGIKTTSELKGNRFLIYIKCELLAKINVADKIAQLQNLIKKDLIENIGVEVNKVVVNISKIEAREVTRETETVKETSDVPNDEISEDVEVSD, encoded by the coding sequence ATGTTTAAAAAAATAATATTTTTCTTTGCTTGGGTAGGCATGTTTATAATATCCTTAATAAGTTTAAACTATGTACTTTTACCTGGTCAATTTTTTTATAATAATCCTTACACAGCAAATGTAACTATTTTTCAATATAAGATGGTTATACTTGTTTTAGCTTCTTTATATATTTTCATATGTCTATATAAATTTTTTAGTCTTTTTGAAAGAAAAAAAGATTATCAAAGAAAAACTGAAAATGGGACATTAAAAATATCAAGAGCTACAATTAATAATTATGTTAATGATTTGTTAAGAAAAGATCCAGATATTACAGGAATAAAAACGACAAGTGAGTTAAAAGGAAATAGATTTTTAATTTATATTAAATGTGAATTGTTAGCTAAGATTAATGTAGCTGATAAGATAGCTCAACTTCAAAATTTAATTAAAAAAGATTTAATTGAAAATATTGGTGTTGAAGTAAACAAAGTTGTAGTTAATATTTCTAAAATAGAAGCTAGGGAAGTAACTAGAGAAACAGAAACAGTTAAAGAAACTTCTGATGTCCCTAATGATGAAATTAGTGAGGATGTAGAGGTGAGTGACTAA